From the genome of Pseudomonas sp. Teo4, one region includes:
- a CDS encoding DNA topoisomerase III, which produces MRLFLCEKPSQAKDIAKVLGANRKGDGCWQGTDVCVTWCIGHLLETAPPDSYDARYKRWNLADLPIIPEKWKMLVKPKTASQFKAVKRLLGEARELVIATDADREGEMIARELVEHCRYRGPIQRLWLSALDDASIRKALARLLPGQDTFSLYHSALGRSRADWLIGMNMSRLFTLLGRQSGYQGVLPVGRVQTPTLRLVVDRDRSIADFVPVPFWAIDVQLEHAGQQFNAQWRAPEDTCDDQGRCLNQALAQQAAADMGNASTAQVLKVATERVREAAPLPFDLGTLQELCSKKFGLGAQETLDIAQALYETHKLITYPRSDCGYLPLSQHSEAPAILAALQRADASLAPLQPYLEPQRRSRAWNDAKVSAHHGIIPTAAASDPSRLPAKHKAVYTLIRARYLAQFLPNHEYDRTQAEFDCAGHALRAVGKQIVEPGWRRALPEALTPSKGREAPPAQVLPALRDGQTCNVLGLQLKDQWTQPPKPFTEGDLIKAMKNVAKLVDDPRLKQKLKETTGIGTEATRASIIQGLLDRGYLVKNGKALSATPAAFSLIDAVPRAIADPGTTAIWEQALDMVQSGEMSLEEFVARQSAWMGKLVQRCSGMQLTISGPAAGKAAAPWKKKRRSGAKGKTAATKTKQTGRRAST; this is translated from the coding sequence ATGCGCCTGTTCCTCTGTGAAAAACCCTCCCAGGCAAAAGACATCGCCAAGGTTCTCGGCGCCAATCGCAAGGGCGACGGCTGCTGGCAAGGCACCGATGTCTGTGTGACCTGGTGCATCGGCCACCTGCTGGAAACCGCACCACCCGACAGCTACGACGCACGTTACAAACGCTGGAACCTCGCCGACCTGCCAATCATTCCGGAAAAATGGAAAATGCTGGTCAAGCCCAAGACCGCCAGCCAGTTCAAGGCAGTCAAGCGCCTGCTGGGTGAAGCCCGGGAACTGGTGATCGCCACCGACGCCGACCGTGAAGGCGAGATGATCGCCCGCGAGCTGGTTGAGCATTGCCGTTACCGCGGCCCGATTCAACGCCTGTGGCTGTCGGCACTGGATGACGCATCGATCCGCAAGGCCCTGGCGCGTCTGCTGCCAGGCCAGGACACCTTCAGCCTTTATCACTCGGCATTGGGCCGTTCGCGGGCCGACTGGCTGATCGGCATGAACATGAGCCGGCTGTTCACCCTGCTCGGCCGCCAGTCCGGCTATCAAGGCGTCCTGCCGGTGGGCCGGGTACAAACCCCGACCTTGCGCCTGGTGGTTGACCGCGATCGCAGCATCGCCGATTTCGTGCCGGTGCCTTTCTGGGCTATCGACGTACAGCTCGAACACGCCGGGCAGCAGTTCAACGCCCAGTGGCGCGCCCCCGAAGACACCTGCGACGACCAGGGCCGTTGCCTGAACCAGGCACTGGCGCAGCAAGCTGCCGCAGACATGGGCAACGCCAGCACCGCGCAGGTGCTGAAGGTGGCGACCGAGCGCGTGCGCGAAGCCGCGCCCTTACCCTTCGACCTTGGCACCCTGCAGGAGCTGTGCTCGAAGAAGTTCGGTCTGGGCGCCCAGGAAACCCTCGACATCGCCCAGGCCCTGTACGAAACCCACAAGCTGATCACCTACCCACGCAGCGACTGTGGCTACCTGCCCTTGAGCCAGCACAGCGAAGCGCCGGCGATCCTCGCCGCGCTGCAACGCGCCGACGCCAGCCTCGCCCCCTTGCAGCCGTACCTTGAACCGCAGCGCCGCTCACGGGCCTGGAACGATGCCAAGGTCAGCGCCCACCACGGCATCATTCCTACCGCAGCCGCCAGCGACCCGTCACGCCTGCCGGCCAAGCACAAGGCCGTCTACACGCTCATTCGTGCCCGTTACCTGGCGCAATTCCTGCCCAACCACGAGTATGACCGCACCCAGGCCGAATTCGACTGCGCCGGGCATGCGCTGCGTGCAGTGGGCAAGCAGATCGTCGAACCCGGCTGGCGCCGCGCCCTGCCCGAAGCGCTGACCCCGAGCAAAGGCCGCGAGGCGCCACCGGCCCAGGTCCTGCCCGCCTTGCGTGACGGCCAGACGTGCAATGTGCTCGGCCTGCAACTGAAAGACCAATGGACCCAGCCCCCCAAACCGTTCACCGAAGGCGACCTGATCAAGGCCATGAAGAACGTCGCCAAGCTGGTGGACGACCCGAGGCTGAAACAAAAGCTCAAGGAAACCACCGGCATTGGCACCGAAGCGACACGCGCCAGCATCATCCAGGGCCTGCTTGACCGCGGTTATCTGGTGAAAAACGGCAAGGCCCTGTCCGCTACACCTGCTGCCTTCAGCCTGATCGACGCGGTGCCCCGCGCCATTGCCGACCCCGGCACCACCGCCATCTGGGAACAGGCGCTGGACATGGTGCAAAGCGGCGAAATGAGCCTGGAAGAGTTCGTTGCCCGGCAATCGGCCTGGATGGGCAAGCTGGTGCAACGTTGTAGTGGCATGCAGCTGACCATCAGCGGGCCAGCGGCCGGCAAGGCAGCGGCGCCATGGAAGAAGAAGCGCCGGAGCGGCGCCAAAGGCAAAACGGCGGCAACCAAGACGAAGCAGACAGGACGCAGGGCATCGACCTAG
- a CDS encoding GNAT family N-acetyltransferase: MNKISVRLADWHKDNADIRRIREAVFVAEQHIPPELEFDSEDQDALHFLALEGDYPIGTARLLPDGTIGRISVLKDWRGLKVGDALMKAVIVEAQNRDLKQQMLSAQVHATPFYERLGFRVVSEEFLEAGIPHVDMVRDSRA; the protein is encoded by the coding sequence ATGAATAAGATCAGCGTTCGACTGGCCGACTGGCACAAGGACAACGCCGATATCCGCCGCATTCGTGAGGCGGTGTTCGTCGCCGAACAGCACATTCCGCCAGAGTTGGAGTTCGATTCCGAGGACCAGGACGCTCTGCACTTCCTGGCTCTGGAAGGCGACTACCCGATCGGCACCGCCCGCCTGCTGCCCGATGGCACCATCGGGCGCATTTCGGTGCTCAAGGACTGGCGTGGACTGAAGGTCGGCGATGCCCTGATGAAGGCCGTTATCGTCGAGGCGCAGAACCGCGACCTCAAGCAACAGATGCTCAGTGCTCAGGTCCATGCCACGCCGTTCTACGAGCGTTTGGGCTTTCGCGTAGTCAGCGAGGAGTTCCTCGAGGCGGGTATTCCGCACGTGGACATGGTGCGCGATTCGCGCGCTTGA
- a CDS encoding cupin domain-containing protein codes for MNPDTPLQLLGGISAREFMRDYWQKKPLLVRQAFPDFESPIDPDELAGLALEEEVESRIVLEHGAHPWELRRGPFEEETFAELPEKDWTLLVQAVDQFVPEVAELLEHFRFLPSWRIDDVMISFATPGGSVGPHFDNYDVFLLQGVGKRNWKVGQMCNSESPLLPHADLRILAEFEQSGEWTLEPGDMLYLPPRLAHYGVAVDDCLTYSVGFRAPSAAEVLTHFTDFLGQFLPDEERYSDADAQPASDPHQIQHDALDRLKALLDKHMGDKDLLLTWFGQFMTEPRYPEQVVGEELSEEELIEALEDGAILIRNPSARMAWSELGDDLMLFASGRSCPLPAKLRELLKLVCAADALHIDNLGEWLQDEDGLMLVQQLVKQGSLGFANE; via the coding sequence ATGAATCCTGATACTCCACTGCAGCTGCTCGGCGGCATCTCGGCCCGCGAATTCATGCGCGACTACTGGCAGAAGAAGCCCCTGCTGGTGCGCCAGGCATTCCCGGACTTCGAAAGCCCGATCGACCCTGACGAGCTGGCTGGCCTGGCCCTGGAAGAGGAAGTCGAGTCGCGCATCGTCCTCGAGCACGGCGCACACCCGTGGGAACTGCGCCGCGGCCCGTTCGAGGAAGAAACCTTCGCCGAGCTGCCGGAGAAAGACTGGACCCTGCTGGTGCAGGCCGTCGACCAGTTCGTCCCGGAAGTCGCCGAATTGCTGGAGCACTTCCGCTTCCTGCCGAGCTGGCGTATCGATGACGTGATGATCAGCTTCGCCACCCCCGGTGGCAGCGTCGGCCCGCACTTCGACAACTACGACGTGTTCCTGCTGCAAGGCGTCGGCAAGCGCAACTGGAAAGTTGGCCAGATGTGCAACAGCGAAAGCCCCCTGCTGCCGCACGCTGACCTGCGCATCCTCGCCGAATTCGAACAAAGCGGCGAATGGACCCTGGAACCCGGCGACATGCTGTACCTGCCGCCGCGCCTGGCCCACTACGGCGTGGCCGTGGACGACTGCCTGACCTACTCGGTCGGCTTCCGCGCCCCGAGCGCCGCTGAAGTGCTGACCCACTTCACCGACTTCCTCGGCCAGTTCCTGCCCGACGAAGAGCGCTACAGCGACGCCGACGCCCAGCCAGCCAGCGACCCGCACCAGATCCAGCACGACGCCCTCGACCGCCTCAAAGCCCTGCTCGACAAGCACATGGGCGACAAGGACCTGCTGCTGACCTGGTTCGGCCAATTCATGACCGAGCCACGTTACCCGGAACAGGTGGTTGGCGAAGAGCTGTCTGAAGAAGAGCTGATCGAGGCACTGGAAGACGGCGCCATCCTGATCCGCAACCCGAGCGCGCGCATGGCCTGGTCCGAACTGGGCGACGACCTGATGCTGTTCGCCAGTGGCCGCAGCTGCCCGCTGCCGGCCAAACTGCGCGAGCTGCTGAAACTGGTCTGCGCCGCCGACGCGTTGCACATCGACAACCTTGGCGAGTGGCTACAGGACGAAGATGGCCTTATGCTTGTACAGCAGCTGGTCAAACAAGGAAGCCTGGGGTTTGCCAATGAATAA
- the purB gene encoding adenylosuccinate lyase has product MQLSSLTAVSPVDGRYAGKTQALRPIFSEYGLIRFRALVEVRWLQRLAAHPQIGEVPAFSAEANALLDTLATDFKLEHAERVKEIERTTNHDVKAIEYLLKEQAAKLPELAKVSEFIHFACTSEDINNLSHALMLRAGRDDVLLPLMRQIANAIRALAHQHADVPMLSRTHGQPASPTTLGKELANVVYRLERQIAQVAAVPLLGKINGAVGNYNAHLSAYSQIDWEANARAFIEDELGLVFNPYTTQIEPHDYIAELFDAIARFNTILIDFDRDVWGYISLGYFKQKTVAGEIGSSTMPHKVNPIDFENSEGNLGIANALFQHLASKLPISRWQRDLTDSTVLRNLGVGFAHSVIAYEASLKGIGKLEVNEARIAADLDACWEVLAEPIQTVMRRFNIENPYEKLKELTRGKGITPEALLTFIDGLDMPADAKAELKLLTPATYIGNAAAQAKRI; this is encoded by the coding sequence ATGCAGCTCTCTTCGCTCACTGCGGTTTCCCCTGTAGACGGCCGTTACGCCGGCAAAACCCAGGCCCTGCGCCCTATTTTCAGCGAATACGGCCTGATCCGTTTCCGCGCCCTGGTCGAAGTCCGCTGGCTCCAGCGTCTGGCCGCCCACCCGCAGATCGGCGAAGTGCCGGCGTTCTCCGCCGAAGCCAACGCCCTGCTGGACACCCTGGCCACCGACTTCAAGCTCGAGCACGCTGAACGCGTCAAGGAAATCGAGCGCACCACCAACCACGACGTCAAGGCGATCGAATACCTCCTCAAGGAGCAGGCCGCCAAGCTGCCTGAGCTGGCCAAGGTCAGCGAGTTCATCCACTTCGCCTGCACCAGCGAGGACATCAACAACCTGTCCCACGCCCTGATGCTGCGCGCGGGTCGTGACGACGTGCTGCTGCCGCTGATGCGCCAGATCGCCAACGCCATCCGCGCCCTGGCCCACCAGCACGCCGACGTGCCGATGCTGTCGCGCACCCACGGTCAACCGGCTTCGCCGACCACCCTGGGCAAAGAGCTGGCCAACGTCGTGTACCGCCTGGAGCGTCAGATCGCCCAGGTTGCCGCCGTACCGCTGCTGGGCAAGATCAACGGCGCCGTGGGCAACTACAACGCCCACCTGTCGGCCTACTCGCAGATCGACTGGGAAGCCAACGCCCGCGCCTTCATCGAAGACGAGCTGGGCCTGGTGTTCAACCCGTACACCACCCAGATCGAGCCGCACGACTACATCGCCGAGCTGTTCGACGCCATCGCCCGCTTCAACACCATCCTCATCGACTTCGACCGCGACGTCTGGGGCTACATCTCCCTGGGCTACTTCAAGCAGAAGACCGTCGCAGGCGAAATCGGCTCGTCGACCATGCCGCACAAGGTCAACCCGATCGACTTCGAAAACTCCGAAGGCAACCTGGGTATCGCCAACGCGCTGTTCCAGCATCTGGCCAGCAAACTGCCGATCTCCCGCTGGCAGCGTGACCTGACCGACTCCACCGTGCTGCGCAACCTGGGCGTAGGCTTCGCCCACAGCGTCATCGCCTACGAGGCCAGCCTCAAAGGTATCGGCAAGCTGGAAGTCAACGAAGCCCGCATCGCCGCCGACCTGGACGCGTGCTGGGAAGTTCTGGCCGAGCCGATCCAGACCGTCATGCGTCGTTTCAACATCGAGAACCCCTACGAGAAGCTCAAAGAGCTCACCCGTGGCAAGGGCATCACCCCTGAAGCGCTGCTGACCTTCATCGACGGCCTGGACATGCCAGCCGACGCCAAGGCCGAGCTCAAGCTGCTGACCCCGGCTACCTACATCGGTAACGCGGCAGCCCAGGCAAAACGCATCTAA
- the hflD gene encoding high frequency lysogenization protein HflD, translating to MSNLQEQLIALGGVFQAAVLVDRIARTGQASEANIGCMLGSLLVRDPKDTLEVFGGDDLNLRDGYRALVGALERDPSSLQREPLRYALSMLGLERQLNKRGDLLDTIGNRLPQIQSQAEHFGLVHENVIASSGALYQDTLSTLRQRIQVHGDMRFLQQASNASKIRALLLAGIRAARLWRQLGGHRWQLVFSRRKLLNELYDMMRT from the coding sequence ATGAGCAACCTGCAGGAGCAACTGATCGCCCTCGGCGGTGTGTTCCAGGCCGCCGTGCTGGTAGACCGCATCGCCCGCACCGGCCAGGCCAGCGAGGCCAACATCGGCTGCATGCTCGGCAGCCTGCTGGTACGCGACCCCAAGGACACCCTGGAAGTGTTCGGCGGCGACGACCTCAACCTGCGCGACGGCTACCGCGCCCTGGTCGGCGCCCTGGAGCGCGACCCCAGCAGCTTGCAGCGCGAGCCACTGCGCTATGCCCTGTCGATGCTGGGCCTGGAGCGCCAGCTGAACAAGCGTGGCGACCTGCTCGACACCATCGGTAACCGCTTGCCGCAGATCCAGTCGCAGGCTGAACATTTCGGCCTGGTTCATGAAAATGTCATCGCATCCAGCGGAGCCTTGTACCAGGACACCCTGAGCACCCTGCGTCAACGCATTCAAGTGCATGGCGACATGCGCTTCCTGCAGCAGGCCAGCAACGCCTCGAAGATCCGCGCCCTGCTGCTGGCCGGCATCCGTGCCGCGCGCCTGTGGCGCCAACTGGGCGGGCACCGCTGGCAGCTGGTGTTCAGCCGGCGCAAGTTGCTCAACGAACTGTACGACATGATGCGCACCTGA
- the mnmA gene encoding tRNA 2-thiouridine(34) synthase MnmA has protein sequence MTSPALKDPAKTRVIVGMSGGVDSSVSALLLMEQGYQVEGLFMKNWEEDDGTEYCTAREDLADAQAVCDRIGIKLHTANFAAEYWDNVFEHFLEEYKAGRTPNPDILCNREIKFKAFLDYALSLGADLIATGHYVRRRDTGELTELLKGLDPNKDQSYFLHAVGGKEIARTLFPVGELEKPEVRAIAEKHGLATAKKKDSTGICFIGERRFSDFLKQYLPAQPGDIETTDGEVIGRHHGLMYHTIGQRQGLGIGGLKDASDEPWYVLHKDLTRNVLVVGQGNEHPWLFSRALLASEIFWVNPIDLSSPRKLTAKVRYRQSDQQCTLELTETGYRAVFDEPQRAVTPGQSVVFYDGEVCLGGGVIETAEPWSPRA, from the coding sequence ATGACCAGCCCAGCACTCAAAGACCCCGCCAAGACCCGCGTCATCGTCGGCATGTCCGGCGGCGTGGACTCTTCCGTCTCCGCCCTTCTGCTCATGGAGCAGGGCTATCAGGTGGAAGGTCTGTTCATGAAAAACTGGGAAGAAGACGACGGCACCGAATACTGCACCGCCCGCGAAGACCTGGCTGACGCCCAGGCGGTGTGCGACCGTATCGGCATCAAGCTGCACACCGCCAACTTCGCCGCCGAATACTGGGACAACGTGTTCGAGCATTTCCTCGAAGAGTACAAGGCCGGCCGCACGCCCAACCCGGACATCCTCTGCAACCGAGAAATCAAGTTCAAGGCGTTCCTCGACTACGCCCTATCCCTGGGCGCCGATCTGATCGCCACCGGCCACTACGTGCGCCGCCGCGACACCGGCGAGCTCACCGAGTTGCTCAAGGGGCTGGACCCGAACAAGGACCAGAGCTACTTCCTGCACGCCGTGGGCGGCAAGGAAATCGCCCGCACCCTGTTCCCGGTCGGCGAACTGGAAAAGCCCGAAGTGCGCGCAATTGCCGAGAAGCATGGCCTGGCCACGGCCAAGAAGAAGGATTCCACCGGCATCTGCTTCATTGGTGAGCGCCGTTTCAGCGACTTCCTCAAGCAGTACCTGCCGGCTCAGCCAGGCGATATCGAAACCACCGACGGTGAAGTGATCGGCCGCCACCACGGCCTGATGTACCACACCATCGGCCAGCGCCAGGGCCTGGGCATCGGTGGCCTGAAAGACGCCAGCGACGAGCCGTGGTACGTACTGCACAAGGACCTGACCCGCAACGTGCTGGTGGTCGGCCAGGGCAACGAACACCCTTGGCTGTTCTCCCGCGCCCTGCTGGCCTCGGAAATTTTCTGGGTCAACCCGATCGACCTCAGCAGCCCACGCAAGCTCACCGCCAAGGTGCGCTACCGCCAGAGCGACCAGCAATGCACCCTGGAGCTTACCGAAACCGGCTACCGCGCCGTGTTCGACGAGCCGCAACGCGCCGTCACGCCGGGCCAGTCGGTGGTGTTCTATGACGGCGAGGTCTGCCTGGGCGGTGGCGTGATCGAAACGGCCGAGCCGTGGAGCCCGCGCGCATGA
- a CDS encoding NUDIX hydrolase yields the protein MTWQPHITVATIVEHEGKFLFVEEFKAGQHVFNQPAGHLEPNETLPQAALRETLEETAWEVELTGVVGIYLYTAPSNGVTYQRICFAARPVRHHADLALDSDIVRAVWLTREELLADPTRWRSELVPRCIDDYLAGPLHSLDLLRD from the coding sequence ATGACCTGGCAACCCCACATCACCGTCGCCACCATCGTCGAACACGAAGGCAAATTCCTGTTCGTCGAAGAATTCAAAGCCGGCCAGCATGTCTTCAACCAGCCCGCCGGCCACCTGGAACCCAACGAAACCCTGCCCCAGGCCGCCCTGCGCGAAACCCTCGAAGAAACCGCCTGGGAAGTCGAGCTCACCGGCGTGGTCGGCATCTACCTCTACACCGCCCCAAGCAACGGCGTGACCTACCAGCGCATCTGCTTCGCCGCTCGCCCCGTGCGCCACCACGCCGACCTGGCGCTGGACAGCGACATCGTCCGCGCCGTATGGCTCACCCGCGAAGAACTGCTGGCCGACCCGACTCGCTGGCGCAGCGAACTGGTGCCACGCTGCATCGACGACTACCTGGCTGGCCCATTGCACAGCCTCGACCTGCTGCGTGACTGA